The following is a genomic window from Flavobacterium crassostreae.
AAAAACAGTATAACAAACCCATTAACAATGGAAAATAATTTAACTTGGCAAGAATTTCAAAAAATCCAAATGTGCGTTGGCACCATTCTAAGGGTTCAAGATTTTCCAGAAGCCAGAAAACCCGCCTACCAGCTGACCATTGATTTTGGACCCACAATCGGAATTCTAAAAACCTCGGCGCAAATCACCAAACGTTATAGCAAAGAAGATTTAGAAAAACGTCAAATTGTAGCTGTTGTAAATTTTCCTAAAAAGCAAATAGGAAAGTTTAGGAGCGAATGTTTGGTTCTAGGAGCTGTAGGCTCCCAAGGAGACGTGGTGTTATTAGCTCCCGATGTTAAAATTGAAAACGGTTTGCGTATTGGATAAATTCGTTTTTTATTTATCAATGTAGGCTAATTACTTTTGTGATTCTTTTTTTGTCCCCATTCTGTCCACGAGCCGTCGTAAATGGCTTTAGAATTGGTGTTTCCAATTATTTCATAAGCAAGATAATTAATACAGGCTGTTACTCCAGAGCCACAACTAAAGAGTAACGGTTTTTCTTGATCTGGCAGCACGGCAGCGAGTTTTTCTTTCGATAAAAAAATGCCGTTTTCTAATAACTCAGTGTATGGAATGTTTAATGCTCCCGGAATATGTCCGCTGCGCAATCCAGCTCTTGGCTCTTCTGTTTCGCCATAAAAACGATCACTAGAACGCGCATCAATTAATAGAGCTGTTTTTGAGTCAATGTTATTTAGTATTTGCTCCTTACTTTTTACCATTTCTGAGTTAAAATTGGATTCAAAATCACCAATTTCATAATCGTTTTTTACTATTTTCTCTACCGGAAGATTTTCTTTCGTCCAAGCGGGAAGTCCGCCATTAAGAACCCAGACGTTTTGATGGCCCATAATTTGAAAAAGCCACCACGCTCTGGGACTAGAATAAATGCCGAGCTTATCGTAGATTACAATTTTACTAGTGGAATTAATTCCTAGTTTTCGCGCTGCTTTTGCGAAAGCTTCTGGGCTAGGAAGTGTATTAGGAAGTGGATTTGTAATTTCGCTAAAATCATTTTTTATATCAAAAAAGCGAGCGCCTTTAATTTGAATGTCTAGAAGTTCAGTAATAACTTTTGTTTGGTTTACTTGTTGGCTTGCATCAAGTATAATTAGGTCTTTATCAAGATAGTTTTCTTTAAGCCAGTGTATTGATACGATAGTGTTTTTCATGATTTATTTGCTTTAAAGAATTGTTTTGCTGCGTTTGTATGCCTTCCAGATTTCAATCCAAAGTACGCAAACGCTACTCACGGCAACACAAATTAAAAGCTCTAAAACAGTCAAGGGCACTACCTCAAAAAAACGAGCAACAGGAGCAAGGTACACAATTATGCCTAGCATAACTAAGGTGATGCCGTTGACAAATACCATCATGTTGTTTTTGTTTTTTAACGAAGTAAATACCGAATAATAAAACGAACGATTAACTAAAGATAAAATAATATTAGAAAAAACTAAGGTAGTAAATACCATTGTTCTGGTAAGATTCTCAGATCCTCCATTTTGGACTGTCCATTGGTACACAAATAGAATTCCAACTGTGATGGTAATTCCTTGAACGATACTAAGGAGCATTTCTTTTAGGGATAAAAAAGTACTACCCAGCTGGCGTGGCATCTGAAGCATACTGTTCTTTTCGGCAGGTTCGTTTTCGTAAACAATAGAACACATGGGACCCATAACCAACTCTAAAAAGATTACATGTACTGGAGTAAAAATATCTGGATAAATCCAACCCAGAAATAATGGCAGCGATACCGTTAGAATAATAGGGATGTGTATCGAAACAATATATTGGATGGCTTTTTTAAGATTGGTATAAATCCTTCTACCGGCTGCAACTGCTACAATCATTTTGGATAAATCATCCGTTACTAATATTAAATCTGCAGCGGTTTTGGCAATTTCAGTTCCTTTTTTTCCCATAGCAATTCCAATGTGAGAGGCTTTAAGTGCTGGCCCATCATTTACGCCATCTCCTACCATGGCAACTATTTGATGGTCTTTTTTGAGCATGTTTACCACAGATAATTTTGCTTCAGGAAACATTCGGGTCATTAGGGTGCTGTTGTGTATGGCTTTTAATTTTTCGGTTTCGTTCATGGCCATAATTGTTTGGCCTTCTAGAATGGTATCGGATTTTTTAATACCAGCCATTGTAGCAATAGCTTTGGTGGTGGCGCTATTGTCTCCTGTGATTACTTTGACCTGAATTCCGGCATCGTAAAATTGCTGGATCACTTGGGTGATGTTTTCTTTTGGAGGGTCATAAAAAACGACTAAACCTATAAAATCAAAGGGCAATTGTTGTTGGTTATCCGGAAAATTATCTTTGGAGTATGCAGATTGTGCCACAGCAAGAATGCGGTATCCTTTGGCGGCTAAAGCATCCATAGTTTGGTTAATCTGGCTCTTTTGGAGTGCATTTAGACCGCATACTTTAAGGATAGTCTCGGCACTACCCTTGGCAGCAATAATCCGTTTTCCTGCCAAATTTTGGAAAACATGCGTCATCATGGGCGGTTTTCCTTCTAAGGGATATTCATGAAACATGCTAAAGTCTCTTCGGAGATCCTCTCTAGTTGTTTTTTGATATTCGTGGTGTAGGGTAATTTCCATAGGGTCAAAAGGCACTGGCTCACTCGCCCACATTGCGGTGGTAATCACAGCTTGTGCTTCGGGCTTGTTCCAGTTTTGTTTTTCGTACAATTCTCCGGTACTAAAAGCATAAACCGACTGCAA
Proteins encoded in this region:
- a CDS encoding tRNA-binding protein produces the protein MENNLTWQEFQKIQMCVGTILRVQDFPEARKPAYQLTIDFGPTIGILKTSAQITKRYSKEDLEKRQIVAVVNFPKKQIGKFRSECLVLGAVGSQGDVVLLAPDVKIENGLRIG
- a CDS encoding sulfurtransferase, with product MKNTIVSIHWLKENYLDKDLIILDASQQVNQTKVITELLDIQIKGARFFDIKNDFSEITNPLPNTLPSPEAFAKAARKLGINSTSKIVIYDKLGIYSSPRAWWLFQIMGHQNVWVLNGGLPAWTKENLPVEKIVKNDYEIGDFESNFNSEMVKSKEQILNNIDSKTALLIDARSSDRFYGETEEPRAGLRSGHIPGALNIPYTELLENGIFLSKEKLAAVLPDQEKPLLFSCGSGVTACINYLAYEIIGNTNSKAIYDGSWTEWGQKKNHKSN
- a CDS encoding cation-translocating P-type ATPase; translated protein: MPKEINIPQNIQGLTDSQVLASRARYGSNEQSHKKTYKWWVSLLEMLQEPMLLLLIAVAIIYFVLGQNNEAYFMLAAIVAVSGISFFQDNRSRKALEALEKLNEPLSTVLRNGVVVPIPTREIVVTDIVIAEEGNTINADGEIIHSNDFSVNESSLTGEAYSVFKSEKTEIKTVYSGTLVASGLAVYRVTKIGNATEIGKLGTSLLNIQEQPTPLQLQIEKFVKAMAIVGIVIFILVWGVYFWKTRDLLTSLLKGLTLAMSILPEEIPVAFTTFMALGSWRLMKEGVIVKKIRTVETLGSATVICTDKTGTLTQNKMSLQSVYAFSTGELYEKQNWNKPEAQAVITTAMWASEPVPFDPMEITLHHEYQKTTREDLRRDFSMFHEYPLEGKPPMMTHVFQNLAGKRIIAAKGSAETILKVCGLNALQKSQINQTMDALAAKGYRILAVAQSAYSKDNFPDNQQQLPFDFIGLVVFYDPPKENITQVIQQFYDAGIQVKVITGDNSATTKAIATMAGIKKSDTILEGQTIMAMNETEKLKAIHNSTLMTRMFPEAKLSVVNMLKKDHQIVAMVGDGVNDGPALKASHIGIAMGKKGTEIAKTAADLILVTDDLSKMIVAVAAGRRIYTNLKKAIQYIVSIHIPIILTVSLPLFLGWIYPDIFTPVHVIFLELVMGPMCSIVYENEPAEKNSMLQMPRQLGSTFLSLKEMLLSIVQGITITVGILFVYQWTVQNGGSENLTRTMVFTTLVFSNIILSLVNRSFYYSVFTSLKNKNNMMVFVNGITLVMLGIIVYLAPVARFFEVVPLTVLELLICVAVSSVCVLWIEIWKAYKRSKTIL